TTAAACCATTTCTAGGTTGGCAAGGCATCGTGCCACGCAAAGCCGAGAAAATGGCAACAATTGCTGTTGAACTCATGACAGCCAAGCTCATTAAACCTGAAGAAATTTTTGCACGCCTAGATCCTAAACGTATTGCCAAAGAAATAGAAAAACCACTGCTTGCCGCAGCTGAAGATATTACCCGTGATGTTGCGCAAGAGTATCAGCCGGGATTATGGGAAGGCATGCCAGAGTTTGCGCGTCAAAGACTCATTCGTCGTGTGCAATCAAAAGCACCCGAGATTGTTGAACACATCATGAGTGAAGTACAACGTGATGTGAACCGATATTTTGATATTAAACACCTTGTTATTAGTAACTTGCTTAAAGACAAACGCCTACTCAACAATATTTTTAAACGAGTGGGCAAACAAGAATTTAAATTTTTTAGTAATGTCGGATTTGTATTTGGCTTCGGTATCGGTGTGATTCAGATGCTGTGCTGGATTATCACACAGGGTAAATATCCTTGGATGCTGCCAATGTTTGGCGGCTTTGTGGGTTTTTTCAGTGACTGGATTGCATTACAAATGATGTTTAGACCCCTTTATCCTAAGAAAATATTGGGCTATACATGGCAAGGTTTATTTATTAAACGTCAAAATGAAGTTGCCGCCGACTACGCAGCGTTAATTTCCAAACAGCTTTTAACTTCTCGCCATATGATGGAAGAATTATTTTCTGGTACACATTCTGCGCGTGTTATTGATCTGGT
This genomic stretch from Acinetobacter oleivorans DR1 harbors:
- a CDS encoding DUF445 domain-containing protein, which gives rise to MIADFQQHFWLYISIPFMSGLIGYITKVIAIQMMFSPLEFKGIKPFLGWQGIVPRKAEKMATIAVELMTAKLIKPEEIFARLDPKRIAKEIEKPLLAAAEDITRDVAQEYQPGLWEGMPEFARQRLIRRVQSKAPEIVEHIMSEVQRDVNRYFDIKHLVISNLLKDKRLLNNIFKRVGKQEFKFFSNVGFVFGFGIGVIQMLCWIITQGKYPWMLPMFGGFVGFFSDWIALQMMFRPLYPKKILGYTWQGLFIKRQNEVAADYAALISKQLLTSRHMMEELFSGTHSARVIDLVNRHVKQEIDMQAGVIRPLVVYAIGGEKYQDMKSQVAERIMQRLPETMKYVESYAEDAMNIRSTLIERMQKLTPSEFEGMLRPAFKEDEWALIAVGAVLGFVVGELQIQFML